TATTTTTCGTCGGCATAAATCCTCTATTAGACTTATAGTCCCAAGTCTTTGAAATCTCCACTGTCTGATGGGCAAAGTCAAAATCACTTGGTGTCAGTGCCAGTGCCTCTGAAAAACGCATTCCTGTTTTGGCCACCAACAAAATAAAATAATCCCAGTTCACCTTGTCGCCAAGCTTTAAACTCTCCAACAATTTGTGCAACTCAAATTGATTTAAGAATTTTTTCTTCTTCTTTCTCGGCTCTTTCCCCTTGATAATCACCTTTCTTGTCGGATCTCTCTCAATGAGGCCATCATCCAATGCGTCCAAAATTGCTCCCTTCACCTGATGGTGAAAGTCCATTGTCGTCTGACGCTCGTGAAACTTTGCATAGTCATTGATCAGTTGCTGATAGACGATCCTTGTCATCTCACAAACCTTTACATCTGGAATAAGGCGAGCAATCCACTGCTGTGTCATTCGATACTTTTCCATTGTAATCTCACGAATTGCTCCCTCTTTATAAATCTTTATCCACTGTGCATAGTAGTTCAAAAATAAATCGGTCTTCTTATCCATACTCCTCCATCCCACACACTGACAGAGCAATTTCTTTATTTTTCTTCCTCCTCGCCAAATGGAATGGGATGATCGTACATAATAAATTCCTTTAATACTTTTTTTGCATAACGAATTGCCTGCAAGTTCGTACCTTCCCTATGGTGTACTCGCTGATAATATTTTCTTGCCAGTTTATCATCAATACTGTTTTCCAATGCAACTGCTCGTCCCCCTTCTTTATAATATTTTGGCTTATTCATTACCAAATCTCTAAGTTTTTCTTCATCCACACCCAACTTCTCTACCGGATCTCGAATTTCTCTATTTTTCCTACTTTCGCCGTAGCTCGCAATATAATCTCGAAAAGTCTTTCCTTCTTCAACTTCTAACCTTCCTGTCTCAATATCGCGAATAATTTCTCTAGCTAAGTTTTGATCATCCTCCGACAAGGTAGATAAATTCTTCTCTAGCTCCTTGAGAAGCTCTTCCTCCCTTTCCTTGATTGGATTTTTTCCATTTCGATAATCCGTCCAGATTTTAAATTTCCTATCCAGATACTCAGCCGTAATTTTTTCGTTCTGAATGGCTGATAAATTCACACCAATATCATAAGCAAAGGCTCCCGCACGATTTCTTTCTTTTCCCCGCTTTGCCATCTCATTGCAACGCATCAACAGTGTCAGATACTCTTTCTCTGTCACCTTAACCTCAATGCCATCTTTTCCAATCTCATCAGAAACAACGACTTTATTCCAATCAAAACCTTGCAATCTTGCCGAAGTATAACTTTCTTGAAACTTTCTTGTCAATTGAGCAATCCTTGCCTGTGTGCTCTCATCCTCTGGAAGTCTTGACATATCCAAAATTCCATTTGCCACAAAGATGTCCTGAATTTGCTCAAAAATCTGATTCATATTCTCTACATTGGACGGTAGTTTATTGGCAAAAATGCCATCTTCCCTCTTCCTAGCAAACAATGCAAACGCATCATCCATATTTTTCTTCATTGTATGCGGACTTCGATAGTAGCGAATAATACCAAAGGGCTTTTCATTTCGATTATAAATTCGATTTGTTCTCGAAAATGCCTGAATAAGATTTTGATAATCTAATAGCTTATCCAAATAGAGCGTATTGACAAACTTGGAATCAAATCCTGTGAGTAACTGATCGACAACAATCAATAAATCTAATTGCTTTTCTTTTTCTACTTGAGAATAATTTTCCTTGTGGGCCAGTCGTCTGGTCACATCCTTTTTAAACTCTGGCCATCTTGCAATATCAAAGTCTGGGCCAAATTGGTGTTGATAACCTTCCAAAATCTCAACAAGACCTCTTTCCTTATCCATGGACTGCTCGCCCTTTGTATCATCAAGATTCTTATCAAAAAGACTCGTCACTTTAAGCTCTGGCCATTGTCTTCGAAATCGCCTATAGTAGTCAATGGCTGCAGGAATACTGCTGGTTGCAAAAATAGCATGAAATTTTCCACCAAAGCTCAATCTATCCCAATGATCTTTGATGTCCTTGATTACCCCATCTCTATAGTTATCGCTGTCATACTGCCCTTTGGGAAGCTTAGCTTCAATATCCACCTCTGACATATTTTGATACTTTTGATAGACTTCTAGTTTTTTTGGATTAGTGCGAATCTCATTCATGTCTTTAGCCTTGCACTCATCCTTTGTCAATTCCTCTTTTAAGTCCTCATCTGCATAAATTTTTACCATTGTCGGATCAAATCCCAACACATTTTCATCTCGAATGCCATCTGCAATCGTATAGGTATGAAGATTATCTCCAAAAATATCTGCTGTCGAAAGGGAACTCTTTGCATTCTCATCAAATATTGGTGTTCCCGTAAACCCAAAGAGTAATGCCCTAGGAAATGCTTTGCGAATATTGGCAAACATATCTCCATTTGTCGTCCGATGACATTCATCAAAAATAAAAACCAATCTCTTTTTTCGAATTTCCTCTAATTCCTTTTCTCTTCGTAAGCTCACTGCTTCCTCGCTCACTCTATCCATTTTTTGAATTGAGCTCACAATCAACAAGTCCTTTGGATGATTTCCCTTCATCTTCGACAATAAAACTCCTGAGTTTCCTGTCTCTTGCACAATATCTTCATCTGCAAATGCCGTGTACTCTCGAAATGACTGTGTGCCCAACTCAATGCGGTCCATCAAAAAAATAACTTTATCTGCCAATTTATCTCTCGCAATTAACTCTGCTGCCTTAAATGAAGTCATGGTCTTTCCTGAACCAGTGGTATGCCATACATATCCCCCCTGTCCATCCTTGCTATCCCAATCATGCTCTCTTGTCTTTTCATAAATTTTGTGCACTGCATAATATTGATAGCTTCGCATAACCTTTAACACACAATCATTGTCATCTGCAATCGTATACCAACCAATCAACTCATGAGCCATAGGAATACTCAATAAATGTTTTACCACTTCTTGCCAATCCCTAATTTGATTATTTTCTATATCCGCCCAATGAAAACAAAAATCTGGATTGACTGCCTTTCCTGAACTAGGATTTGCAAAATAAATCGCGTCTTCTGGAGTCATGGCCACAAAGATTTGCACCAGTGAAAAAATACCTTCAAATATATTTTCCTCACAATACTTTGAAATCTGTCCCCTTGCCTCTTCAACATTCCCACCCGATCGCTTTAATTCAATGTGAATTACTGGCATTCCATTGATTAACAGCATCAAATCCCCACGCCGATCCTGTAATTTTGAATGTTTTCGACTAAACTTTGGCTGTTGAACAACTTGATATCTACTCTCCCCAGCTCTTACCTTTTTGGGATCATAAATATTCAAACTAATTTCTTTTCCAAAATTCTCTCTATCTTCTTCATTTGTCCTCTTAATGGTTACACTCTTGCCCTTAATGATTCCATTAATAGCATATGGTGTGGCTATCTTAATCTGATCAATAATTTGTTGCATCTCATCTTTATTAAGCTTCACACCATTGAGCCTTGACCTCTCACTATTATTCTTATACAGAATGTCCGCCCAATTTTGAATTAAATCTTCCTCTGTTGGATACTTAATGACATTCTTCTCACGACTTCCCGTCTCATTGCCATTGCTCCAACCATATTTTAGCAATAAGTCAATCACGGCCTCCTCAAAATCTGCTTCTTTTTCAAACTTCACACCCATGCCCTCCTGACAGCAATAATTTCTAACCATTTTATAATTATAATCTACTCCATAGAATAAAGAAAAGCAACAAAGGCATATAATTTCAATTATCTGTATTATTGTATTCAACATTACAATGCTAAAATGCTTACGCTGATGAAGGGATATGAGGTGGTCGAGATTGGTAAAATAGTTGCCTATCGACACCTGTTCTTGTTTTTTAGGTAAAAGCATATTAATTTCCATAAGTGTTTCTGCATTCAACTTGGCACGACCCCCGCCAACCAGTAATGCTTCAATATCTGCTTGACTGATAGCAAATGCGAGAAACTTGTTGTCTGCAATTTCATTCTTGCTTTGCAGCACATGGGCGTGGTTGTTCACCCAAATACGCCCTTTTACACACTTTACGGGATAGTTTTTGAGGTCATTCGCCCCGTCCTCAGCAACAAGAACAAACTCGCCTTCGTGAGTATAACCGTCAACATAATCTTGTATTCCGTTTGCTCCATAATAAGGAGTCGAGCCAGAAATACGAAGATTTGCAGCCACAGGAATGCGAAGATTATCATATCTATCTGCGACTTCTCGAACCTTATGTTGTTCCCAAGCGTTATTAAATACTCCCCTATATTATCTGCAATGCTACCTATAATATTTTTGATAAAATATTCAAAGATTAACTTACTTTTATGCTCTTATTAGCTGTAGTGAACTACCCATCACCTAAAGGTAATGGGCTTCTAAGAGCCTAACAGCTCTATTTAAGAAGTTTGATATTTAAGTTTCCACCTAAGTAATTAGGCAATCCTTATTCTTATCGGCGTGTCCACTTCGCCTCTACTGTATAGGATATTCATATCCACAACACTACTTTTACGCATGATATTTAATGCTCCGTTAACATCTGCATTGATTGTTTTACCACTTGCCGTTTTGTATAGACCACGATGTAATCTTCTGCCACTAAACGGATACTCTTTTGGATTATCGGCATTGTAAACAGGGAGATCGTCTCTATCCCAAAAAGATGATTTCGATGTATAGGATTCTTCCTGTTTTACAAAAACAATGTCATTTAGTTTGCAAAGATATTCCAATTTGTTACGCAACTGTCCATAAGGGATATTTACAAAATTTTGATTGTTTTGCTTTCCAATATGACTGTTATGTTGAAAAGTCTCATTGTAACCAACAACAAGCGTACCTATATTATTGATGATACAATAATCTATCACCCTACGAACAGTTTTATTCATATAGTCGTTCACCTTATTGTTGCGATTACGAGCAACTGCTTTTTGTCTATTTGTAGGCTTTCTACTAAAATGCTGTTTATCTTTTATCGATTGCAAACGGGCATTTTCTTTATTGAACCACTGATTGATCGATTTCAGTCTTTTCCCGTCAATAATGAACGATTGACCACTATTTGATACAGCTGTTACAAGATTGTTGATACCTAGGTCAAGTGCAAGTGCGTTGTTCGTGTTTAGATTTCTTTGAATACATTCAGCTTCATATATATACTGGATTTCAAAGAACCTTGCATTCGCTTTCGGTATAATGCGTATCTCTTTTATCGTCTTATCAAGAAGTATGGGTGGTATCGTAATTTCAACAGACTTATGCGTTTTCTTAAAACTATTGGAAAACGGAAGTATCAGCTGATTACCCTTAAGTCTTACAAAACCAATGATCAGTGTTGTGTATCCATCTTTTGGAAGATAATGTGGCAGTTTACAATCCGTAAAAGCATATTTTCCCTGCTTGACAAGTTTAAGCAGACCAAAAAATGATTTAAACGAGCCATCAACCTCTTTCAGTATCTGCTGTGCCATATTGGAATTTAAGGCCTTATAATTAGGGCTATTCTTTAAAAGAGTGTAATTCTTCTCATACTTGAGAAATTCACCTTCTGTAAAATAATGCTGACGCACATTATAGATTGCCTCATTAGCAAGATTCTTAGCCGTATGACAAAGTTCCCTGATTGTGATGTAATCTTCCTTGGACAGATGTTTCACTTGTTGTTTTACAGTAAGATACATACGATTTTCTCCTTTCATAGACTCGGAAATAGGATTTCCTATATATGTATTATAGCATATATTTTAAATGATAGTATTTAAGTAAAATATATATGTTGTAAACCTAACGCCATTCATCCCATGGTCTAAAGACCATGGGATGAATGGCTGTTATATTATAAACATCTTTTCGAGCATAGATTTCTTGATATTTTTCAGTTTTTCCAGCTTACGCTGATGAAGGGATATGAGGTGGTCGAGATTGGTAAAATAGTTGCCTATCGACACCTGTTCTTGTTTTTTAGGTAAAAGCATATTAATTTCCATAAGTGTTTCTGCATTCAACTTGGCACGACCCCCGCCAACCAGTAATGCTTCAATATCTGCTTGACTGATAGCAAATGCGAGAAACTTGTTGTCTGCAATTTCATTCTTGCTTTGCAGCACATGGGCGTGGTTGTTCACCCAAATACGCCCTTTTACACACTTTACGGGATAGTTTTTGAGGTCATTCGCCCCGTCCTCAGCAACAAGAACAAACTCGCCTTCGTGAGTATAACCGTCAACATAATCTTGTATTCCGTTTGCTCCATAATAAGGAGTCGAGCCAGAAATACGAAGATTTGCAGCCACAGGAATGCGAAGATTATCATATCTATCTGCGACTTCTCGAACCTTATGTTGTTCCCAAGCGTCAGTAAAATCACTAAATCTAAGTTCTGGAACTTTTGCATCATTTTTTGGAAACATTTTTTCCAGCATTGATTTTTTTACTTTTTTCAGCATTTCTAACTTACGCTGATGAAGGGATATGAGGTGGTCAAGCTTATTAAAAAATTTTCCTATTATCTCTTGCTCTTGATATGAAGTTACCACCAAATCCATATTTAAAAATACATCTTCATGTACTCGCTTTGCTTTTCTACTACCATTAGCAGTCATCCCATTTCTAAGATAAAAATCTTTTTGAGTAACTCTTTCCAATAAAAATTTTCCATCTATATTATGAAGATCAAATGCAGGAGAATCTAATGTAGACTCATAATTATCAAGATCGTCAGGAACTATTCCAAATGCTGCATGAAGAAAATCTAATTTCCCATACATAAACTGACCAGCATATCTCACATAATATCTAGTATTCTCACTTCCACTCAGTTTATCTGTCTTTTCTATGATACCCTTACCCCATAATTTTACAGTCAACTTCTTCGCATTTAATCCTGTATGTCCTGGAACTTTGCTTATAGAAAGAAACTCCCCTACCCGTCGTTGTTCCCAAGCGTTATCAAAACCTCTAAATCTCAATGCAGGTACTTTCTTTTCTTCCACTAGTGCTCCCTCCCGCTCAAAAGTTTTTGAAGTTCCCGAATTCCTGCAAGGTCGGTCTCTGAACCTGTCAATTCGCCCAGCATTTTTGAAAGCTCGTCTTGAGTATCTTGAATTTCCTTTTCCAAGTCCTCAAATGTGTCGGCATACTTATTTACTAATGCCTCAATGCCCTTTTTAAATTCATCGACAACCTTTATTGAGATAGCAATAATCTCATCATAAATTGGCACAATCCATTTCTGTTGCAAAAGTTCAACAACCTCTGTATCACTCAAATTTTCAATCCGATCTCTCGTCTCCAAGTGAAGTGCATCATCTCCTGCCTTAATTTCTGACTTTAGCTTCTTTTCCTCTTTTGTCAGTGCATCCACTTCCTCTAGTTTTTCCACAAGGCTCTTGCTCTCCTCGCTGTCCTCAGACTTGAGTGCCTTTATCATTGCTGGAATGGTTTTGATGACAAAAGCTGTATTATCTTCATTGAGTGTCTCTGAAATACTTTCCTTGTCGTCCTCTGAAAGTTCCTCAAAAATTTCCTCTATGCGAGATGGAATTTCTGTAAGGCGGTTTTTCTTCTCCTCTACTTCTGCCAGTTTGTCCTTGAGAAGTACTCTTTGTACGAGGTCAAATGGCAAAATATGTCCCTTCCATCCATCCTGTTGCTCCTCTTCTCGATTGTTCTTCTTTCTGAGTACCATGTTGGGATCGACCATACGAACAGCATTGATTCCCTCTTTTTGAATGTTTTCTAAATCACCTGCAATGCCACCATATGCCTTTTTAAAAATTTCATAGACTTCATACTTATCAACCAATGGAATATCGCCAAGACGCTCAAAAATATCTTTGACAATATCCTCCTCTGTTGCCTGAATTCTTACACTTTCTGCATGGTCAATAAGATTCTTGGAAAGCTTTTCTGTAAAGTCAGCAAATTTTTCTCTGTAATTTTCCTGAAACTTTTGTACTCCTTGATTTTCTCTCAATATCTTTGGCAACTGATCTGTTTCCACGACCAAGTTGGCATAATTTCCATCACTGTGAAATAGCTCTTCTTTGAGATGATCAAAAACGGCAAAGTACTTTGCAAATTTTTTCAACTCACTCTCTGGAATTCCGCCAAACATTGAAGCATAGATATCCCAGCTCTCGGCATCTTCTGAGGAATCCACATATCTTGGAATATTGAGATTGTAATCATTCTTTCTAATTTCTTCGATGCCAACTAGGCGAGAATATTTTTCAATATCTGCTCTTGCACGAACGGTATCAACAATTTTTCGGATGTCACAGGCACGGAGCTTATTGCTCTTTCCCTCCTTGATAAATCCTTTGGACGCATCAATAAAGAGAATAGCTCTAGAAGTCTTATTTTTCTTTAATACAATGACAATGGTCGGAATTCCTGTTCCAAAGAAAATATTTGCAGGCAATCCGATAATGGTGTCAATGTTATTTTTTTCAATTAAGTTGGTTCGAATCCGTCCTTCCTCTCCCCCTCTAAATAATACGCCATGGGGAAGAACAATAGTCATAATGCCCTCTGGTTCTAGGTGATAGAGATCATGCAGCAAAAAGGCATAATCTGCCTTGGCTTTTGGTGCATAGCCATACTCGCTGTATCTAGGATCTCCATCATGTTTGCTCGGATCCCAGCTCTGTGAATAGGGTGGATTGCTGACAACTGCAGAGACGGCCTTTCTCTGATAAGTGCCCACAGGGTCAACTTCATCAAAAATTGGCCAGTCATTATCCAATGTATCTCCATTTCTCACTGTGATGTTGTCCTTATTGATATCTCTCATAACCAAATTCATTCGAGTCAAATTATAGGTATTGGTGTTTAATTCCTGTGCATAGTAGTGAATCGCATTTTTATCATTCTCATACTTTTGCCAAGCTTCACCAATATTTAATAACAAAGATCCTGAACCTGAAGTCGGATCATAGACATTGATCTCCTTGCATCCCTTTAAATGATCAGCTACAATTTCTGCCATTAGAGCTGACACTTCATGTGGTGTGTAAAATTCCCCTGCCTTTTTTCCTGCATTAGAAGCAAACTTTTCAATCAAATACTCATAGACATAACCCAGAACATCATAGCCCTGTTTTCCATCCGTTGGAATGTCCTTAATCAAGTGAACGAGCTCCCTCACCGCTCTATTTTGTGCCTGTGTATTTTCTCCAAGCTTACTCAGTCCTGTTTCCAAAGTATTAAAGATTCCGCCAAATACCGCCCTTGCTTTCTCCCCTTCAATGCTATCAGAAAATTTACTAAGAGCTAAACGCACATCATCAACTCCAAAATCAAGCCCCTTGTCTAACCAAGTCTGAAAGAGATTTTCATAGGTAATCACATATCCTAAATCATCACAAATCTCACTGTGAATTTCCTCATTTTGTAGCTCTTCCATTGCTTCTTCCCTGTTCTGGCAACCATTTTCTATAAGCCAGTTGATTTCCTTATCAGAGATAAACTTATAGAAGATAAATCCCAAGATATAATCCTTATACTCATACGCCTCAATCTTTGAGCGCATACGATTTGCCGATTCCCAAATTTTTGCTGCTAATTGCTGTTTATTCATCTTCCTTTCTCCCTCACTTACCTCTGTCTCTTATGCCATCTATCTATGGATTTATTCTTCCAATTCCACTGTCCAATTGCTTGCCTGTAGAGCATTGTCGAGCAGGCGAACTTCCTTTGCAATATCGTCTGCTTGCTTTTGAATCTTTGCCACATCCACTGTCGATAAAATCTTAATTTCTGTTCTCGTTGCACGATGTGTATTTTGACTTGCTTCTTCTATGATATTTCTTAGAACTCTTTGTTTGAGAATCAATGCATCTTTTCTGGCGATGCAAGCGGTCATTGTCTTTCCATCGACCAATGTCTTACTATTGGTGATATTGATTCTCTCCATCAAATACTCTAGTCTTCCAACACTATACTCTAATTCTTGCAATAATTCCTCAGGATTTTCGAGTGGCTTTTCCCCCTCTTGTACAAGACAATTGTTGCAAAGTCTTGAGTCCAGTTGCTCAATTTTTCTGTTCAGATCTGCTCTCTCCTGTAATGCCTCTGCTAATTTCATTTTCTTTTCCTCCTGTGAACTACCCATCACCTAAAGGTAATGGGCTTCTAAGAGCCTAACAGCTCTATTTAAGAAGTTTGATATTTAAGTTTCCACCTAAGTAATTAGGCAATCCTTATTCTTATCGGCGTGTCCACTTCGCCTCTACTGTATAGGATATTCATATCCACAACACTACTTTTACGCATGATATTTAATGCTCCGTTAACATCTGCATTGATTGTTTTACCACTTGCCATTTTGTATAGACCACGATGTAATCTTCTGCCACTAAACGGATACTCTTTTGGATTATCGGCATTGTAAACAGGGAGATCGTCTCTATCCCAAAAAGATGATTTCGATGTATAGGATTCTTCCTGTTTTACAAAAACAATGTCATTTAGTTTGCAAAGATATTCCAATTTGTTACGCAACTGTCCATAAGGGATATTTACAAAATTTTGATTGTTTTGCTTTCCAATATGACTGTTATGTTGAAAAGTCTCATTGTAACCAACAACAAGCGTACCTATATTATTGATGATACAATAATCTATCACCCTACGAACAGTTTTATTCATATAGTCGTTCACCTTATTGTTGCGATTACAAGCAACTGCTTTTTGTCTATTTGTAGGCTTTCTACTAAAATGCTGTTTATCTTTTATCGATTGCAAACGGGCATTTTCTTTATTGAACCACTGATTGATCGATTTCAGTCTTTTCCCGTCAATAATGAACGATTGACCACTATTTGATACGGCTGTGACGAGATTGTTGATACCTAGGTCAAGTGCAAGTGCGTTGTTTGTGTTTAGATTTCTTTGAATACATTCAGCTTCATATATATACTGGATTTCAAAGAACCTTGCATTCGCTTTCGGTATAATGCATATCTCTTTTATCGTCTTATCAAGAAGTATGGGTGGTATCGTAATTTCAACAGACTTATGCGTTTTCTTAAAACTATTGGAAAACGGAAGTGTCAGCTGATTACCCTTCAGTCTTACAAAACCAATGATCAGTGTTGTGTATCCATCTTTTGGAAGATAATGTGGCAGTTTACAATCCATAAAAGTATATTTTCCCTGCTTGACAAGTTTAAGCAGACCAAAAAATGACTGAAACGAACCATCAACCTCTTTCAGTATCTGCTGTGCCATATTGGAATTTAAGGCCTTATAATTAGGACTATTCTTTAAAAGAGTGTAATTCTTCTCATACTTGAGAAATTCACCTTCTGTAAAATAATGCTGACGCACATTATAGATTGCCTCATTAGCAAGATTCTTAGCCGTATGACAAA
This region of Lachnospiraceae bacterium oral taxon 096 genomic DNA includes:
- a CDS encoding site-specific integrase; translation: MDKKTDLFLNYYAQWIKIYKEGAIREITMEKYRMTQQWIARLIPDVKVCEMTRIVYQQLINDYAKFHERQTTMDFHHQVKGAILDALDDGLIERDPTRKVIIKGKEPRKKKKKFLNQFELHKLLESLKLGDKVNWDYFILLVAKTGMRFSEALALTPSDFDFAHQTVEISKTWDYKSNRGFMPTKNKSSMRKIQIDWQTVMQFSGLLKDRPRDKPFFIPAKKDGSYIPIYNATVNTILERYCKKLGIPEISIHGLRHTHASILLFAGVSIGSVARRLGHASMNTTQKTYLHIIHELENQDIDLVMRSLANLL
- a CDS encoding HsdR family type I site-specific deoxyribonuclease, with the translated sequence MGVKFEKEADFEEAVIDLLLKYGWSNGNETGSREKNVIKYPTEEDLIQNWADILYKNNSERSRLNGVKLNKDEMQQIIDQIKIATPYAINGIIKGKSVTIKRTNEEDRENFGKEISLNIYDPKKVRAGESRYQVVQQPKFSRKHSKLQDRRGDLMLLINGMPVIHIELKRSGGNVEEARGQISKYCEENIFEGIFSLVQIFVAMTPEDAIYFANPSSGKAVNPDFCFHWADIENNQIRDWQEVVKHLLSIPMAHELIGWYTIADDNDCVLKVMRSYQYYAVHKIYEKTREHDWDSKDGQGGYVWHTTGSGKTMTSFKAAELIARDKLADKVIFLMDRIELGTQSFREYTAFADEDIVQETGNSGVLLSKMKGNHPKDLLIVSSIQKMDRVSEEAVSLRREKELEEIRKKRLVFIFDECHRTTNGDMFANIRKAFPRALLFGFTGTPIFDENAKSSLSTADIFGDNLHTYTIADGIRDENVLGFDPTMVKIYADEDLKEELTKDECKAKDMNEIRTNPKKLEVYQKYQNMSEVDIEAKLPKGQYDSDNYRDGVIKDIKDHWDRLSFGGKFHAIFATSSIPAAIDYYRRFRRQWPELKVTSLFDKNLDDTKGEQSMDKERGLVEILEGYQHQFGPDFDIARWPEFKKDVTRRLAHKENYSQVEKEKQLDLLIVVDQLLTGFDSKFVNTLYLDKLLDYQNLIQAFSRTNRIYNRNEKPFGIIRYYRSPHTMKKNMDDAFALFARKREDGIFANKLPSNVENMNQIFEQIQDIFVANGILDMSRLPEDESTQARIAQLTRKFQESYTSARLQGFDWNKVVVSDEIGKDGIEVKVTEKEYLTLLMRCNEMAKRGKERNRAGAFAYDIGVNLSAIQNEKITAEYLDRKFKIWTDYRNGKNPIKEREEELLKELEKNLSTLSEDDQNLAREIIRDIETGRLEVEEGKTFRDYIASYGESRKNREIRDPVEKLGVDEEKLRDLVMNKPKYYKEGGRAVALENSIDDKLARKYYQRVHHREGTNLQAIRYAKKVLKEFIMYDHPIPFGEEEEK
- a CDS encoding transposase, with the protein product MYLTVKQQVKHLSKEDYITIRELCHTAKNLANEAIYNVRQHYFTEGEFLKYEKNYTLLKNSPNYKALNSNMAQQILKEVDGSFKSFFGLLKLVKQGKYAFTDCKLPHYLPKDGYTTLIIGFVRLKGNQLILPFSNSFKKTHKSVEITIPPILLDKTIKEIRIIPKANARFFEIQYIYEAECIQRNLNTNNALALDLGINNLVTAVSNSGQSFIIDGKRLKSINQWFNKENARLQSIKDKQHFSRKPTNRQKAVARNRNNKVNDYMNKTVRRVIDYCIINNIGTLVVGYNETFQHNSHIGKQNNQNFVNIPYGQLRNKLEYLCKLNDIVFVKQEESYTSKSSFWDRDDLPVYNADNPKEYPFSGRRLHRGLYKTASGKTINADVNGALNIMRKSSVVDMNILYSRGEVDTPIRIRIA
- a CDS encoding restriction endonuclease subunit S codes for the protein MFPKNDAKVPELRFSDFTDAWEQHKVREVADRYDNLRIPVAANLRISGSTPYYGANGIQDYVDGYTHEGEFVLVAEDGANDLKNYPVKCVKGRIWVNNHAHVLQSKNEIADNKFLAFAISQADIEALLVGGGRAKLNAETLMEINMLLPKKQEQVSIGNYFTNLDHLISLHQRKLEKLKNIKKSMLEKMFII
- a CDS encoding type I restriction-modification system subunit M, which encodes MNKQQLAAKIWESANRMRSKIEAYEYKDYILGFIFYKFISDKEINWLIENGCQNREEAMEELQNEEIHSEICDDLGYVITYENLFQTWLDKGLDFGVDDVRLALSKFSDSIEGEKARAVFGGIFNTLETGLSKLGENTQAQNRAVRELVHLIKDIPTDGKQGYDVLGYVYEYLIEKFASNAGKKAGEFYTPHEVSALMAEIVADHLKGCKEINVYDPTSGSGSLLLNIGEAWQKYENDKNAIHYYAQELNTNTYNLTRMNLVMRDINKDNITVRNGDTLDNDWPIFDEVDPVGTYQRKAVSAVVSNPPYSQSWDPSKHDGDPRYSEYGYAPKAKADYAFLLHDLYHLEPEGIMTIVLPHGVLFRGGEEGRIRTNLIEKNNIDTIIGLPANIFFGTGIPTIVIVLKKNKTSRAILFIDASKGFIKEGKSNKLRACDIRKIVDTVRARADIEKYSRLVGIEEIRKNDYNLNIPRYVDSSEDAESWDIYASMFGGIPESELKKFAKYFAVFDHLKEELFHSDGNYANLVVETDQLPKILRENQGVQKFQENYREKFADFTEKLSKNLIDHAESVRIQATEEDIVKDIFERLGDIPLVDKYEVYEIFKKAYGGIAGDLENIQKEGINAVRMVDPNMVLRKKNNREEEQQDGWKGHILPFDLVQRVLLKDKLAEVEEKKNRLTEIPSRIEEIFEELSEDDKESISETLNEDNTAFVIKTIPAMIKALKSEDSEESKSLVEKLEEVDALTKEEKKLKSEIKAGDDALHLETRDRIENLSDTEVVELLQQKWIVPIYDEIIAISIKVVDEFKKGIEALVNKYADTFEDLEKEIQDTQDELSKMLGELTGSETDLAGIRELQKLLSGREH
- a CDS encoding DIP1984 family protein is translated as MKLAEALQERADLNRKIEQLDSRLCNNCLVQEGEKPLENPEELLQELEYSVGRLEYLMERINITNSKTLVDGKTMTACIARKDALILKQRVLRNIIEEASQNTHRATRTEIKILSTVDVAKIQKQADDIAKEVRLLDNALQASNWTVELEE
- a CDS encoding transposase: MYLTVKQQVKHLSKEDYITIRELCHTAKNLANEAIYNVRQHYFTEGEFLKYEKNYTLLKNSPNYKALNSNMAQQILKEVDGSFQSFFGLLKLVKQGKYTFMDCKLPHYLPKDGYTTLIIGFVRLKGNQLTLPFSNSFKKTHKSVEITIPPILLDKTIKEICIIPKANARFFEIQYIYEAECIQRNLNTNNALALDLGINNLVTAVSNSGQSFIIDGKRLKSINQWFNKENARLQSIKDKQHFSRKPTNRQKAVACNRNNKVNDYMNKTVRRVIDYCIINNIGTLVVGYNETFQHNSHIGKQNNQNFVNIPYGQLRNKLEYLCKLNDIVFVKQEESYTSKSSFWDRDDLPVYNADNPKEYPFSGRRLHRGLYKMASGKTINADVNGALNIMRKSSVVDMNILYSRGEVDTPIRIRIA